In the genome of Flavobacterium panacagri, one region contains:
- a CDS encoding DUF6377 domain-containing protein produces MKNYYLFLFLFIVSFPVFALEGSDAILKQLNEAIKNKQHYVKIKEERILNFKKIKSDNLTKEQEYNFNKTLYLEYQKLNSDSAIQYVKKNIKIAEALQNKELLNLAQLQLVTLYSSSGKYRESEAILKGINKKALPAALLPNYYISYREFFEHYAANSDNREYRKQIGKYRDSLLSILNPNTLEYKINRIQQDIFIHRKYNEPEKQLLSLLSKTKEESPNYAMITYLLGKIAEARHQLEDRKKYYALSATSDIKNANKDNASLQELALVFYEIGDVDMAYKLTQSAIEDALYCNVQFRTLLMSEVYSIINTVYLEREKQRKSELQIYLLCISLLSLFLLVAIIYVYKQMKKVSRIRTELYETSQKLAELNKDITETNNQLQQSNLQLSESNLVKEEYIAHFFSLCSTYINKLENYRIILNKKATAKQFDEIYKILKSTTLVDNELEELYKNFDIIFLNLYPTFVKDFNTLLIPEEQIVLKQNELLNTELRIFALIRLGITDSVKIAAFLRYSLSTIYNYRTRARNKAVVSRNDFEEMVMKIGSMALKV; encoded by the coding sequence TTGAAAAATTATTACTTATTTCTGTTTCTTTTTATTGTAAGCTTTCCAGTCTTCGCATTGGAAGGTTCAGATGCTATTTTAAAACAATTAAATGAGGCAATAAAAAACAAGCAGCATTATGTGAAAATAAAGGAGGAAAGAATTCTCAATTTCAAGAAAATAAAATCGGATAATCTTACCAAAGAACAGGAGTATAATTTTAATAAAACGCTGTATTTAGAATATCAAAAGTTAAACTCAGATTCAGCTATTCAATATGTAAAGAAGAATATAAAAATTGCTGAAGCACTTCAAAACAAAGAACTTTTGAATTTGGCACAGTTGCAATTGGTAACACTCTATTCTTCATCTGGAAAATATCGGGAATCTGAAGCTATTTTAAAAGGTATCAACAAAAAAGCGCTTCCAGCTGCGTTGTTGCCGAATTACTATATCTCGTACCGTGAATTTTTTGAGCATTATGCTGCCAACAGTGATAATAGGGAATACAGAAAACAAATTGGAAAATATCGCGATTCATTATTGAGTATTTTGAATCCGAATACTTTAGAATATAAAATCAATAGAATCCAGCAGGATATTTTTATTCATAGAAAATACAATGAACCAGAAAAACAGCTGCTTTCTTTATTGAGCAAAACAAAAGAAGAAAGTCCAAACTACGCTATGATTACCTATTTATTGGGTAAAATAGCTGAAGCCAGACATCAGTTAGAAGATAGAAAAAAATACTACGCACTTTCTGCTACATCAGATATTAAAAATGCTAATAAAGATAATGCTTCGTTACAAGAATTAGCGTTGGTTTTTTATGAAATCGGAGATGTCGATATGGCTTATAAATTGACGCAATCGGCTATTGAAGATGCGCTTTATTGTAATGTTCAGTTTAGAACGCTGTTGATGTCAGAAGTTTATTCCATTATCAACACAGTTTATTTAGAGCGTGAAAAACAGCGAAAAAGCGAGTTGCAGATTTATCTGCTTTGTATCAGTCTGCTTTCATTATTCTTATTAGTTGCTATTATTTATGTCTATAAACAGATGAAAAAGGTTTCGAGAATTCGAACAGAATTATATGAAACTAGTCAGAAACTGGCTGAATTGAATAAAGATATTACCGAAACCAACAATCAGTTACAGCAAAGTAACCTGCAATTGTCTGAATCTAATTTAGTTAAGGAAGAATATATCGCACATTTTTTCAGTTTATGTTCCACTTACATCAATAAATTAGAGAACTACCGCATTATTCTAAACAAAAAAGCAACCGCAAAACAGTTTGATGAAATTTATAAAATCTTAAAATCAACTACTTTGGTTGATAATGAGTTGGAAGAATTGTACAAGAACTTTGATATTATCTTTTTAAACTTATATCCAACATTCGTTAAAGATTTTAATACCTTATTAATTCCAGAAGAGCAGATTGTTCTCAAACAAAATGAACTGCTCAATACAGAACTTCGAATCTTTGCCTTAATCAGACTTGGAATTACTGACAGTGTCAAAATCGCCGCATTTTTGCGTTACTCTCTAAGCACAATTTACAACTATAGAACCAGAGCTCGAAATAAGGCTGTAGTTTCCCGAAATGATTTCGAAGAAATGGTTATGAAAATCGGTTCAATGGCTTTGAAAGTATAA
- a CDS encoding acyl-CoA dehydrogenase family protein produces the protein MKNTKLQAFTPLFYLVWSDDLLTQKEFSTLKEFINSLTVLSEEEKGYLLSKVDISNPPSRNELTQWKSDIEKSIQDTSSIKSIFDIAKALSANELDLSPIESDFKKLENDLGILGEEALQNFKTKAGSFTADSHTNATFDIQKITKILNGKEAAIIEKVKSVISRPEFAYETSTDINVFRQTVYKWCKILADENLGNMAYPKQYGGGENIADYFAIMETLSYHDLSLVIKFGVQFGLWGMSVQSLGTEKHYAKYLKDIGTLKLPGCFAMTETHHGSNVKGLETTATYNYNDQTFTIHTPNKNAQKEYIGNAAVHGQKATVFAKLIIDGHDYGVNAFVVPLRDPDGNVVNGVTIGDCGHKMGLNGVDNGTISFDNVIIPKDDMLDRFASVNEKGEFESPIPSDNRRFFTMLGTLVGGRIGIPRSALAAAKSGLTIAIRYSDQRRQFGPEGGSEVPILNYRMHQRRLLPHLAKTYAVHFALQYLTNRFLNRTETEMQEIEALAAGMKSYSTWSTRDILQECREACGGKGYLSENRIDALKNDTEIYTTFEGDNTVLMQLVAKNRLSEFRKSFGEMGSLGIISYVYENAKTAITEKNPIATRRTDDEHLLDSEFHLQAFVHREKTILASAARRIKKLVDGGLEAYDAFNVVQHQMIDVAQAYLERIVLEQFQIAINAIEDPESKAILTKQCQLYALSQIEKNKAWYLEDGYMEAVKTKAVRKIVNQLCWDIRPDAVALVNAFDIPESCLAAPIAV, from the coding sequence ATGAAAAATACCAAACTTCAAGCCTTTACTCCGTTATTTTATTTAGTGTGGTCAGATGATTTACTGACGCAGAAAGAATTCTCGACACTAAAAGAGTTTATTAATTCGCTGACTGTTTTATCGGAAGAGGAAAAAGGATATTTATTATCTAAAGTGGATATTTCAAATCCGCCTTCGCGAAATGAACTCACACAATGGAAATCGGATATTGAAAAAAGCATTCAGGATACTTCTTCTATCAAATCTATTTTTGATATTGCAAAAGCACTATCAGCAAATGAATTGGATTTATCGCCTATCGAATCCGATTTTAAAAAATTAGAAAATGATTTAGGAATTTTAGGAGAAGAAGCACTTCAAAACTTCAAAACCAAAGCAGGTTCTTTTACAGCAGATTCACATACCAATGCCACTTTTGATATTCAGAAAATTACCAAAATCTTAAACGGAAAAGAAGCGGCAATAATCGAAAAAGTTAAATCAGTAATTTCCAGACCCGAATTTGCTTATGAAACTTCAACAGATATTAATGTTTTCAGGCAAACCGTTTACAAATGGTGTAAAATTTTAGCCGATGAAAATCTTGGAAATATGGCATATCCAAAGCAATATGGAGGAGGGGAAAATATAGCCGATTATTTTGCGATTATGGAAACGCTGAGTTACCACGATTTAAGTTTGGTAATTAAATTTGGTGTTCAGTTTGGATTGTGGGGAATGAGCGTACAGTCATTAGGAACTGAAAAGCATTATGCTAAATATTTAAAAGATATTGGAACGTTGAAACTTCCAGGCTGTTTTGCCATGACCGAAACACATCATGGATCGAATGTAAAAGGTTTAGAAACTACAGCAACGTACAATTATAATGATCAGACTTTTACGATTCATACACCCAATAAAAATGCCCAAAAAGAATATATTGGGAATGCTGCAGTTCACGGACAAAAAGCAACTGTATTTGCAAAACTAATTATAGACGGACATGATTATGGCGTAAATGCATTTGTTGTGCCATTACGTGATCCAGACGGAAATGTGGTAAACGGTGTAACAATTGGAGATTGTGGCCATAAAATGGGATTAAATGGAGTGGATAACGGAACCATCAGTTTTGATAATGTTATAATTCCAAAGGACGATATGCTCGATCGTTTTGCTTCTGTAAACGAAAAAGGAGAATTCGAAAGTCCGATTCCGAGTGATAACAGAAGATTTTTTACCATGTTAGGAACTTTAGTAGGAGGAAGAATCGGGATTCCACGTTCGGCTTTAGCGGCAGCGAAATCAGGACTGACGATTGCCATTCGCTACAGCGATCAAAGAAGACAATTTGGGCCAGAAGGTGGATCTGAGGTTCCAATTTTAAATTACAGAATGCATCAACGACGTCTATTGCCTCATTTAGCTAAAACTTACGCAGTTCATTTTGCACTTCAGTATTTGACGAATAGATTTTTAAATAGAACGGAAACAGAGATGCAGGAAATCGAAGCGCTTGCTGCTGGAATGAAATCCTATTCAACTTGGAGTACAAGAGATATTTTACAGGAATGTCGTGAAGCCTGTGGAGGAAAAGGTTATTTGTCTGAGAACCGAATAGATGCCTTGAAAAACGATACGGAGATTTACACCACTTTTGAAGGAGATAATACGGTTTTAATGCAATTGGTGGCTAAAAACCGTCTTTCAGAATTCAGAAAATCATTTGGAGAAATGGGATCGCTTGGCATTATTAGTTATGTTTATGAAAATGCTAAAACGGCAATCACAGAAAAAAATCCAATTGCAACCCGAAGAACAGATGATGAACATTTATTAGACAGCGAATTTCATTTACAAGCTTTTGTTCACAGAGAAAAAACAATTTTGGCATCTGCAGCAAGACGTATTAAAAAATTGGTTGATGGCGGTTTAGAAGCCTATGATGCTTTTAACGTTGTGCAGCATCAAATGATTGATGTGGCTCAAGCTTATTTGGAAAGAATAGTTTTAGAACAATTTCAAATTGCAATCAATGCAATAGAAGATCCAGAGTCAAAAGCGATTTTAACGAAGCAGTGTCAATTGTATGCGCTTTCGCAGATAGAAAAAAATAAAGCTTGGTATTTGGAAGACGGCTATATGGAAGCAGTCAAAACAAAAGCGGTTCGTAAAATAGTAAATCAGCTTTGCTGGGATATTCGTCCGGATGCAGTGGCATTGGTTAACGCATTTGATATTCCCGAAAGTTGTTTAGCAGCGCCGATTGCAGTTTAA
- a CDS encoding EamA family transporter: protein MKTTKYYLAAIIAFTTWGLFSLVLRPIHEYPSLDILFYRVFSCSILMLLIAVLFKRKKIKETIEIFKALPKAEKRKSVLLNIGGSAFLMGNWFTYIYVMNHVSVKATSLAYLVCPILTTLLAYFILREKLSKTQWISVGLSISGCMLLSYAAIMDMVFSIIIGLTYAAYLVSQRANKGFDKFIVLTFHIALAGLVLLPFYPVFGGPVPTEFKFYLCIETIAIMFTIIPLFLNLYALSGINSSTVGMLLNINPMIAFGLAAFFFKENITTLQITAYGIIFIAVLVFNSHHIFAIKQKMTAISKGS from the coding sequence GTGAAAACAACAAAGTATTATCTAGCGGCTATTATTGCCTTTACAACTTGGGGACTTTTCAGTTTGGTTTTAAGACCAATTCATGAATATCCGTCATTGGATATTTTGTTTTATCGTGTTTTCAGCTGTAGTATTTTAATGCTTTTGATTGCTGTTTTATTTAAAAGAAAAAAAATAAAAGAGACTATAGAAATTTTTAAAGCTTTACCAAAAGCTGAAAAAAGAAAATCGGTTTTACTGAATATTGGCGGAAGCGCTTTTTTAATGGGAAACTGGTTTACTTATATTTATGTGATGAATCATGTGAGTGTTAAAGCAACTTCTCTGGCTTATTTAGTTTGCCCGATTTTGACCACTTTATTGGCCTATTTCATATTAAGAGAAAAATTGTCCAAAACACAATGGATTTCTGTTGGATTAAGTATTTCTGGCTGTATGTTATTGTCTTATGCCGCTATTATGGATATGGTTTTCAGCATTATTATCGGATTAACTTATGCTGCTTATTTAGTGAGTCAGCGTGCCAATAAAGGTTTTGATAAATTTATTGTACTAACTTTTCATATTGCTTTGGCAGGATTAGTATTATTACCTTTTTATCCGGTTTTTGGGGGACCGGTACCAACGGAATTTAAGTTTTATCTCTGTATTGAGACCATTGCAATTATGTTTACGATAATTCCGTTGTTTTTAAATTTATATGCACTTTCAGGAATCAATTCTTCGACAGTAGGAATGCTTTTAAACATCAATCCAATGATTGCATTTGGATTAGCAGCCTTTTTCTTCAAAGAAAATATTACGACGCTGCAGATTACAGCTTATGGAATCATTTTTATAGCAGTGTTAGTTTTTAATTCACATCATATTTTTGCGATAAAGCAAAAAATGACCGCAATATCCAAAGGTTCATAA
- a CDS encoding bestrophin family protein — protein sequence MLLRKRIPMKYVLGKIKVEIALVLAYTVLFEIFHHYFINLPVDIPIAIPTMIGTIISLLLAFKSNQAYDRWWEARIVWGAVVNDSRTLIRQVLTFYKDPDFSVEASEFKENFAKRQIAWCYSLGESLRNRDAVKPLEGLMSDEEIKYIKNHQNVPNAILMLHARDLRNAKNEKKINRYQQVEIDNTLSRLCDEMGKCERIKNTIFPTTYSMYIRLTLCLFILLLPFGLTSVLSWFAIPLITAIGAAFFLIERMAIHLQDPFENRATDTPVTAIANTIEKNIKQMLNEYQSEFDILNEFHLVDEPKKVEKDAYFVL from the coding sequence ATGTTATTAAGGAAAAGAATACCAATGAAGTACGTTCTCGGGAAAATTAAAGTAGAAATTGCTTTAGTATTGGCTTATACCGTACTATTTGAAATATTTCATCACTATTTTATAAACCTTCCCGTAGATATTCCGATCGCAATTCCGACTATGATTGGAACCATTATTTCCTTATTATTAGCGTTTAAGTCCAATCAGGCTTATGACAGATGGTGGGAAGCCAGAATTGTCTGGGGAGCTGTTGTAAACGATTCTAGAACTTTAATCCGTCAGGTTTTAACGTTTTATAAAGATCCCGATTTTTCTGTTGAAGCCAGTGAATTCAAAGAGAATTTTGCCAAAAGACAGATTGCTTGGTGTTATAGTTTAGGAGAATCTCTTAGAAATAGAGATGCCGTAAAACCGCTTGAAGGTTTGATGAGTGATGAAGAAATTAAATACATCAAAAATCATCAAAACGTTCCAAATGCTATTTTGATGCTGCACGCAAGAGATTTGCGAAATGCAAAAAACGAAAAGAAAATCAATAGGTATCAACAGGTTGAAATTGATAATACATTGTCTAGGCTTTGTGATGAAATGGGAAAATGCGAAAGAATTAAAAACACCATTTTTCCAACAACTTACAGTATGTATATCAGATTAACGTTGTGTCTGTTCATTTTATTATTGCCTTTTGGTCTAACAAGTGTGTTAAGCTGGTTCGCGATTCCTTTAATTACAGCAATTGGTGCCGCTTTCTTTTTGATCGAAAGAATGGCAATTCATTTGCAAGATCCATTCGAAAACAGAGCAACCGATACACCTGTTACGGCTATTGCAAATACTATTGAAAAAAATATTAAACAAATGCTAAACGAATATCAAAGCGAATTTGATATTCTGAATGAATTTCACTTAGTAGATGAACCTAAGAAAGTCGAAAAAGACGCTTACTTTGTCTTATAA
- a CDS encoding PLP-dependent aminotransferase family protein: protein MKNSNYLYLQFADRIEKQIKSGLLNVGDKLPSIREVCAETGYSMSTVSKAYYEVESRSLIESRPQSGYYVSNISARTIPEPSASTPILTLENIEREDLVDLVYDDMRKKDLTMLSLGFPSNELLPIAKLNKGMVQAMRQLPNSGTSYEEIQGNSNLRKEIARWSFTWGGSLTEDDIITTPGCISAISDCLLTLTKPGDTIITESPVYFGILQLARSLGLYVMELPTNMTTGIELEAVKKTLSSNKVKACVLMSNFSNPSGSMMPNEHKKEIVRLMDFYNVPLIEDDIHGDLYFGTSRPTNCKTYDESGIVLCCSSVSKSLAPGYRAGWVSPGKFKKEILRTKLYHTISNTTITHEVVGDFLKNGRYENHLRKIRQILNRNCTNYINTVLESFPAGTKVSQPQGGFFLWVEMDKKIDTAAFYHLALKHNISIAPGRIFSLQDQFSNCMRLSFGLPWSNELRTAIQTLGRLAKQL from the coding sequence ATGAAAAACTCCAATTACCTATATCTTCAATTTGCAGACCGTATCGAAAAACAGATTAAATCTGGTCTTTTAAACGTTGGCGACAAACTGCCTTCCATTAGAGAAGTCTGCGCCGAAACGGGTTACAGCATGAGTACAGTAAGTAAAGCGTATTATGAAGTTGAAAGCCGTTCTCTGATTGAATCTCGTCCGCAATCCGGTTATTATGTGAGTAATATTTCGGCACGAACAATTCCAGAGCCATCTGCAAGCACGCCAATTTTAACACTTGAAAACATAGAACGTGAAGATTTAGTCGATTTGGTTTATGACGATATGCGTAAAAAAGACTTGACAATGCTTTCGCTTGGTTTTCCGTCGAATGAATTACTGCCAATTGCAAAACTGAATAAAGGAATGGTTCAGGCAATGCGTCAGCTTCCAAACAGTGGAACGAGTTATGAAGAAATTCAGGGAAATAGTAATCTACGTAAAGAAATTGCCCGCTGGTCGTTTACTTGGGGCGGTTCTTTGACAGAAGATGATATTATTACAACTCCCGGCTGTATCTCTGCAATTTCAGACTGTTTATTGACTTTGACAAAACCTGGAGATACCATTATTACTGAAAGTCCGGTTTATTTTGGAATTTTACAATTGGCTAGATCTTTAGGTTTATATGTTATGGAGCTTCCAACCAATATGACAACTGGAATCGAATTGGAAGCTGTAAAAAAAACATTATCTTCTAACAAAGTAAAAGCTTGTGTTTTAATGAGTAATTTCAGCAATCCATCAGGAAGTATGATGCCTAACGAACATAAAAAAGAAATTGTTCGTTTAATGGATTTTTATAATGTTCCCTTAATTGAAGATGATATTCATGGCGATTTATACTTTGGCACCAGCCGTCCAACTAATTGTAAAACCTATGACGAAAGTGGCATTGTATTGTGCTGCAGTTCGGTTTCTAAATCTTTGGCGCCGGGTTATCGTGCGGGATGGGTTTCTCCTGGAAAGTTCAAAAAAGAAATTCTACGAACTAAACTATATCATACTATTTCCAATACCACAATTACACATGAAGTCGTAGGGGATTTTTTAAAAAATGGTCGTTATGAGAATCATCTGCGTAAAATTCGCCAGATTTTAAATCGAAACTGCACCAATTATATCAATACTGTTTTAGAATCTTTTCCGGCGGGAACAAAAGTAAGTCAGCCTCAGGGCGGTTTTTTTCTTTGGGTTGAAATGGATAAAAAAATAGATACTGCTGCCTTTTATCATTTGGCTTTAAAACACAATATCAGCATTGCACCAGGAAGGATTTTTTCGCTTCAAGATCAATTTTCCAATTGTATGCGATTGAGTTTTGGATTGCCTTGGTCGAATGAATTGAGAACTGCTATTCAGACTTTAGGAAGGTTGGCGAAACAATTGTAA